A genomic region of Jeotgalibaca ciconiae contains the following coding sequences:
- a CDS encoding class C sortase produces the protein MKKKLSNMQKNIIIGIVFLFGLGIFLYPNLSNIYAEYSQAITIYDYQKQQQKLDEQAKEIELEKLQEYNQSLKQGTIEYVDPFENDDSAEIASMEAEDMNDSRLGETLGHIEIPKINIDIPIYKGTTDYILQRGIGLLPNSSMPVGGENTHTALTGHRGLPSAELFTDIVDLKIDDIFYIHSVAGTLAYQIESIETVLPHETDSLKIQEGRDLATLITCTPYMINTHRILITGTRIPYVPIEENEPISRKMIQYVVEKEQSVWIYGVTILLFSAILIIVFIVIRKRKKVGDES, from the coding sequence ATGAAAAAAAAACTGAGTAATATGCAAAAGAATATCATAATTGGCATTGTTTTTCTATTTGGTCTAGGTATTTTTTTATATCCAAATTTAAGTAATATCTATGCGGAATATTCTCAAGCGATTACAATTTATGATTATCAGAAGCAACAACAAAAGTTAGACGAGCAGGCAAAGGAAATTGAATTAGAGAAATTACAAGAATATAACCAGTCTTTAAAGCAAGGAACGATTGAGTATGTTGATCCTTTTGAAAATGATGATTCTGCCGAAATAGCATCAATGGAAGCGGAAGACATGAATGACAGTCGATTAGGAGAAACGCTTGGTCATATCGAGATACCTAAAATAAATATCGATATTCCTATCTACAAAGGAACAACTGATTATATTTTACAAAGAGGAATTGGTCTTTTGCCTAACAGCTCTATGCCGGTAGGTGGAGAAAATACACACACTGCATTAACCGGACATCGTGGACTTCCCAGTGCTGAACTTTTTACAGATATTGTAGATTTAAAAATCGATGATATTTTTTATATACATTCTGTAGCTGGTACCCTTGCTTATCAAATTGAGTCGATTGAGACCGTCTTGCCACATGAGACTGATTCATTAAAAATCCAAGAAGGACGTGATTTAGCTACACTCATTACTTGTACACCTTACATGATTAATACACATCGCATTTTAATTACGGGAACAAGGATACCCTATGTTCCTATTGAAGAGAATGAACCGATTTCCAGGAAAATGATTCAATACGTTGTTGAAAAAGAACAGTCCGTGTGGATATATGGGGTTACCATATTGCTGTTTAGTGCTATTTTAATTATCGTATTCATTGTAATTCGCAAGAGAAAAAAAGTTGGTGATGAATCATGA
- a CDS encoding class C sortase, with the protein MKKKRKNLSLWLFIIGAFIIMIPQIRILYNEIIREYDLYQYQNQINQVTIEEREILLEEMREQRHTVEQVASNNQQVSNLEMNYIDPFSVIEDEEGKTFSSSKFPNNMLGYIVIPKIGERLPIYIGATDYHLSLGTATVEGASVPGGGPGTHSVISGHRGYAGANYFRHIDLLKEGDLIELHILNEILLYAVTGNAIISPYDSSSLKIVEGEDLLTLLSCHPYRVNNQRILIYAKRVPSKETQSSLLSNYQNLVASTSNISSYELYEKKEGTDFTGKNILDIIVKFLDPSLERAVRKELLFNRLIIVLCLFAILGAFSMIYKNNHIKNKK; encoded by the coding sequence ATGAAAAAGAAGCGCAAAAACTTATCACTATGGCTGTTTATTATCGGCGCCTTCATTATCATGATTCCTCAAATTCGTATTCTTTATAATGAAATCATCCGAGAATATGATTTGTATCAATATCAAAACCAAATCAATCAAGTAACGATTGAAGAGCGAGAAATCCTTCTTGAAGAAATGAGGGAACAACGTCATACCGTTGAACAAGTGGCTTCGAATAATCAACAAGTATCGAATCTGGAGATGAATTACATTGATCCTTTCTCTGTGATAGAAGATGAGGAAGGGAAAACATTTTCATCATCGAAATTTCCAAATAACATGCTGGGCTACATAGTGATTCCGAAAATTGGTGAACGGCTTCCTATCTATATTGGAGCAACTGATTATCACTTATCACTAGGCACTGCAACAGTAGAAGGCGCTTCTGTTCCAGGAGGAGGACCTGGAACACATTCCGTGATTTCAGGACATAGGGGATATGCAGGAGCGAACTATTTTAGACATATCGACTTACTTAAGGAAGGAGACTTGATTGAACTTCATATATTAAATGAAATTCTTTTATATGCAGTAACTGGTAATGCGATTATTTCGCCTTATGATAGTTCAAGTTTAAAAATCGTGGAAGGAGAGGATCTACTAACCTTATTATCCTGTCATCCTTATCGCGTGAATAACCAACGTATTCTCATTTACGCTAAACGAGTCCCAAGCAAAGAAACTCAATCCTCATTACTAAGCAACTACCAAAATTTAGTTGCCTCTACTTCAAATATTTCTTCGTACGAACTGTATGAAAAAAAAGAAGGGACGGATTTTACTGGCAAAAATATCCTGGATATTATCGTAAAATTCCTCGACCCTAGTTTAGAGAGGGCTGTACGAAAAGAATTATTATTTAATCGTTTAATCATCGTTCTTTGTTTGTTTGCTATTTTGGGTGCTTTCAGTATGATTTATAAAAATAACCACATAAAAAATAAAAAATAG